The Quadrisphaera sp. DSM 44207 genome window below encodes:
- a CDS encoding CYTH and CHAD domain-containing protein, whose translation MATAARPQRHAEVEVALDVPEDWTLPDLAGALTGAGEVGVTGVGEVVEHVLDARYLDTPDLRLLRARTTLRRRTGGQDAGWHLKLPRPDGHRVEVRAPLGSRSPSGPRELTGLVRAIVRTERLTTAARLRTARSVRPVLGPPGEDGRPLVLAEVADDRVQAQVPGPDGAVSTRTWREVEVELVAGDEQLLSAVVAALEAAGARRARVQSKLRRALEDRLSELPEPPGQRTAPPPEPLKPLKPRSPAGQVWLAHLRAQADALVALDPAVRQDEPDSVHRMRVAARRLRSALATGRPLLDREVTDPLRAEVAWLGERLGRLRDAEVAREHLLELLGAQPPELVLGPVRARLEAELDRAVASGRRTARAALDDRRYLRLLDALADLRERPPLTPQAERPAREVLPRRVAGDHRRVAAAARAAAAAQPEEREELLHAVRTAAKRARYAAEALVPVAGEDAARYAAAMARLQGALGTHHDTAGTRRLLRRVAQAASAAGEASFTHGRLHALEEERARAAEEEARRAWEAADRKGLRRWTR comes from the coding sequence ATGGCGACGGCGGCGCGGCCCCAGCGGCACGCGGAGGTCGAGGTGGCCCTCGACGTCCCCGAGGACTGGACCCTCCCCGACCTCGCCGGCGCCCTGACCGGCGCCGGCGAGGTCGGGGTCACGGGCGTCGGCGAGGTCGTCGAGCACGTCCTCGACGCCCGCTACCTCGACACCCCGGACCTGCGCCTGCTGCGCGCGCGCACGACCCTGCGCCGGCGCACCGGCGGGCAGGACGCCGGGTGGCACCTGAAGCTGCCGCGCCCGGACGGGCACCGGGTGGAGGTGCGCGCCCCCCTGGGCTCCCGCTCGCCGTCGGGGCCGCGGGAGCTGACCGGGCTCGTGCGCGCCATCGTGCGCACCGAGCGCCTGACCACCGCCGCCCGCCTGCGCACCGCGCGCTCGGTGCGCCCGGTCCTCGGCCCGCCGGGGGAGGACGGGCGCCCGCTCGTGCTCGCCGAGGTCGCCGACGACCGCGTGCAGGCGCAGGTGCCGGGCCCCGACGGCGCGGTGAGCACGCGGACCTGGCGGGAGGTGGAGGTCGAGCTCGTCGCCGGCGACGAGCAGCTCCTGAGCGCCGTCGTCGCGGCGCTGGAGGCCGCCGGCGCCCGCCGGGCGCGCGTGCAGTCGAAGCTGCGGCGCGCGCTGGAGGACCGCCTGAGCGAGCTGCCCGAGCCGCCCGGGCAGCGCACCGCGCCGCCGCCGGAGCCGCTGAAGCCGCTGAAGCCCAGGAGCCCGGCCGGTCAGGTGTGGCTGGCGCACCTGCGCGCCCAGGCGGACGCCCTGGTCGCCCTCGACCCCGCGGTGCGCCAGGACGAGCCGGACTCCGTGCACCGGATGCGGGTGGCCGCGCGCCGCCTGCGCAGCGCCCTGGCCACGGGCAGGCCCCTGCTGGACCGCGAGGTCACCGACCCGCTGCGCGCGGAGGTCGCCTGGCTGGGCGAGCGGCTCGGGCGCCTGCGCGACGCCGAGGTCGCCCGCGAGCACCTGCTGGAGCTGCTCGGCGCGCAGCCGCCGGAGCTGGTGCTCGGGCCCGTGCGGGCCCGCCTGGAGGCGGAGCTGGACCGGGCCGTGGCCTCCGGGCGCCGCACGGCGCGCGCCGCGCTCGACGACCGGCGCTACCTGCGGCTGCTCGACGCGCTCGCGGACCTGCGCGAGCGGCCGCCCCTGACGCCGCAGGCCGAGCGGCCCGCGCGCGAGGTGCTGCCCCGCCGGGTGGCCGGGGACCACCGGCGGGTGGCCGCGGCGGCGCGGGCCGCCGCGGCGGCGCAGCCGGAGGAGCGCGAGGAGCTGCTGCACGCCGTCCGCACGGCCGCCAAGCGCGCCCGCTACGCCGCGGAGGCGCTCGTGCCCGTGGCAGGGGAGGACGCCGCCCGCTACGCGGCCGCGATGGCCCGGCTGCAGGGGGCGCTCGGCACCCACCACGACACCGCGGGCACGCGCCGGCTGCTGCGACGGGTCGCCCAGGCCGCCTCCGCGGCGGGGGAGGCGTCCTTCACGCACGGGCGCCTGCACGCCCTGGAGGAGGAGCGGGCGCGCGCCGCGGAGGAGGAGGCCCGGCGCGCGTGGGAGGCGGCCGACCGCAAGGGCCTGCGCCGCTGGACCCGCTGA
- the serA gene encoding phosphoglycerate dehydrogenase, translating to MPTALLLENIHPQATTVLDAAGVEVLTRSGALGEDELTASLGGVQLLGIRSTTRVTQAVLDAAPDLVAIGAFCIGVNQIDLAAAARRGVAVFNAPFSNTRSVVELALAEVIALTRRLTEFNAALHAGVWEKSATGAHEVRGRRLGIVGYGNIGSQLSVLAEALGMTVGFYDTAEKLALGNARRFSSLEEVLAWADVVTLHVDGREGNGGLFGDEQFSRMRPGGLFLNLSRGFVVDHEALHDHLVSGHLAGAAVDVFPEEPARRGDPFSSLLRGLPNVVLTPHIGGSTEEAQEDIGRFVAGKLRDYATSGSTSLSVNLPQVVPDRVQVHRLAHLHRNVPGVLAKANSVLADHGVNVVGQQLTTRGELGYVLTDVPGRVDDDVVAALQALPETVRLRVLPA from the coding sequence GTGCCCACGGCCCTGCTGCTCGAGAACATCCACCCCCAGGCCACGACGGTGCTGGACGCGGCCGGGGTCGAGGTGCTCACCCGCTCCGGGGCCCTCGGCGAGGACGAGCTCACCGCGTCCCTGGGCGGCGTGCAGCTGCTCGGCATCCGCTCCACCACGCGCGTGACGCAGGCGGTGCTGGACGCCGCGCCCGACCTCGTCGCGATCGGCGCCTTCTGCATCGGGGTGAACCAGATCGACCTCGCGGCGGCCGCCCGCCGGGGGGTGGCGGTGTTCAACGCGCCCTTCTCCAACACCCGCAGCGTGGTGGAGCTGGCGCTCGCGGAGGTCATCGCCCTGACCCGGCGGCTGACGGAGTTCAACGCCGCCCTGCACGCGGGGGTGTGGGAGAAGTCGGCCACGGGCGCGCACGAGGTGCGCGGGCGGCGCCTGGGCATCGTCGGCTACGGCAACATCGGCAGCCAGCTGTCCGTGCTGGCCGAGGCGCTGGGCATGACCGTGGGCTTCTACGACACCGCCGAGAAGCTGGCCCTGGGCAACGCGCGGCGCTTCTCCAGCCTCGAGGAGGTGCTCGCCTGGGCGGACGTGGTGACCCTGCACGTGGACGGGCGCGAGGGCAACGGCGGCCTCTTCGGCGACGAGCAGTTCTCCCGGATGCGCCCGGGCGGCCTGTTCCTGAACCTCTCCCGCGGCTTCGTCGTCGACCACGAGGCGCTGCACGACCACCTGGTCTCCGGCCACCTCGCCGGGGCGGCGGTCGACGTCTTCCCCGAGGAGCCGGCCCGGCGCGGGGACCCGTTCTCCTCCCTGCTGCGGGGGCTGCCGAACGTCGTCCTCACGCCGCACATCGGCGGCTCGACCGAGGAGGCGCAGGAGGACATCGGCCGCTTCGTCGCGGGCAAGCTGCGCGACTACGCGACCAGCGGCAGCACCTCGCTGAGCGTGAACCTGCCGCAGGTGGTGCCCGACCGGGTGCAGGTGCACCGCCTGGCCCACCTGCACCGCAACGTGCCGGGCGTGCTGGCGAAGGCCAACTCCGTCCTGGCCGACCACGGGGTGAACGTGGTCGGCCAGCAGCTGACCACGCGCGGGGAGCTCGGCTACGTGCTCACCGACGTGCCCGGGCGCGTGGACGACGACGTCGTCGCGGCCCTGCAGGCCCTGCCGGAGACGGTGCGGCTGCGGGTGCTGCCCGCCTGA
- a CDS encoding metallophosphoesterase: protein MTSATRLLLLADTHVPKRARDLPEPVWAAVEAADVVVHAGDWVDAALLDALAGRARALVGVAGNNDGPALHARLPEVARLDVAGLRLAVVHETGAAAGREARCAARFPDADVLVFGHSHIPWDTTAARPDGGALRLLNPGSPTDRRRQPACTYLTAAVRAGALADVQLHRLPPRGPAPRRR, encoded by the coding sequence GTGACCTCCGCCACCCGCCTGCTCCTGCTCGCCGACACGCACGTGCCCAAGCGCGCGAGGGACCTGCCCGAGCCGGTGTGGGCGGCCGTGGAGGCCGCCGACGTCGTCGTCCACGCGGGGGACTGGGTGGACGCCGCCCTGCTCGACGCCCTCGCCGGGCGCGCGCGGGCCCTGGTGGGGGTGGCCGGCAACAACGACGGCCCCGCCCTGCACGCGCGCCTGCCCGAGGTGGCCCGCCTGGACGTGGCCGGGCTGCGCCTGGCGGTCGTGCACGAGACCGGGGCCGCGGCCGGGCGCGAGGCGCGCTGCGCCGCGCGCTTCCCCGACGCCGACGTGCTCGTCTTCGGGCACAGCCACATCCCCTGGGACACCACCGCGGCGCGCCCGGACGGCGGCGCGCTGCGCCTGCTCAACCCCGGCTCGCCGACCGACCGCCGCCGCCAGCCGGCCTGCACCTACCTGACCGCCGCCGTGCGCGCGGGCGCGCTGGCGGACGTGCAGCTGCACCGCCTGCCCCCGCGCGGGCCCGCGCCGCGGCGGCGGTGA
- a CDS encoding alcohol dehydrogenase catalytic domain-containing protein: MRALTWQGKRSVSVETVPDPEIQEPTDAIIRVTSSGLCGSDLHLYEVLGPFLEPGDVLGHEPMGVVEEVGSAVSRIRPGDRVVVPFNISCGSCWTCSQGLQTQCETTQNRDTGFGASLFGYTKLYGQVPGGQAEYLRVPQAHYGPIPVPQGPPDDRYLYLSDVLPTAWQAVRYAGVGEAGARVDSLLVLGLGPIGDMCVRVAQHLGVSTVIGVDPVPERRARAAERGATVLDPRAVDDVTDAVKGLTAGRGADAVVDAVGMEAHGSPVAKTAQTLVGFLPDAVAQRLVRRSGVDRLAALHLALDAVRRGGTVSLSGVYGGSADPMPMLYVFDKQVQLRMGQANVRRWVDEILPLLTDADPLGVDGFATHHVPLEEAPAAYEAFQEKRDGTVKVVFRP, translated from the coding sequence ATGAGAGCCCTGACGTGGCAAGGCAAGCGCTCGGTGTCCGTCGAGACCGTGCCGGACCCGGAGATCCAGGAGCCGACCGACGCGATCATCAGGGTGACCTCCAGCGGGCTGTGCGGGTCCGACCTGCACCTGTACGAGGTGCTCGGCCCGTTCCTGGAGCCCGGCGACGTCCTCGGCCACGAGCCCATGGGCGTGGTGGAGGAGGTCGGCAGCGCTGTGAGCCGCATCCGGCCCGGCGACCGGGTCGTCGTCCCGTTCAACATCTCCTGCGGCTCCTGCTGGACGTGCTCCCAGGGCCTGCAGACCCAGTGCGAGACCACCCAGAACCGCGACACCGGCTTCGGCGCCTCCCTGTTCGGCTACACGAAGCTGTACGGGCAGGTGCCCGGCGGCCAGGCGGAGTACCTGCGCGTGCCGCAGGCGCACTACGGGCCCATCCCCGTGCCGCAGGGCCCGCCGGACGACCGCTACCTCTACCTCTCCGACGTCCTGCCCACCGCGTGGCAGGCCGTGCGCTACGCCGGCGTGGGCGAGGCGGGCGCCCGCGTGGACAGCCTCCTCGTCCTCGGCCTGGGGCCGATCGGCGACATGTGCGTGCGCGTCGCCCAGCACCTGGGCGTGTCCACCGTCATCGGCGTGGACCCGGTGCCCGAGCGCCGCGCCCGCGCCGCCGAGCGCGGCGCCACCGTGCTGGACCCGCGGGCCGTGGACGACGTCACCGACGCCGTGAAGGGCCTGACCGCCGGGCGCGGCGCGGACGCCGTCGTCGACGCCGTCGGCATGGAGGCGCACGGCTCGCCGGTCGCCAAGACCGCCCAGACCCTCGTCGGGTTCCTGCCCGACGCGGTCGCGCAGCGGCTCGTGCGCCGCTCCGGCGTGGACCGCCTCGCGGCGCTGCACCTGGCCCTGGACGCCGTGCGGCGCGGGGGCACCGTCTCGCTCTCGGGCGTCTACGGCGGCTCCGCGGACCCGATGCCGATGCTGTACGTGTTCGACAAGCAGGTGCAGCTGCGGATGGGCCAGGCCAACGTGCGCCGCTGGGTCGACGAGATCCTGCCGCTGCTGACCGACGCGGACCCCCTGGGCGTGGACGGCTTCGCCACCCACCACGTGCCGCTGGAGGAGGCGCCGGCCGCCTACGAGGCGTTCCAGGAGAAGCGGGACGGCACGGTCAAGGTGGTCTTCCGGCCCTGA
- a CDS encoding HNH endonuclease, whose product MSPLPERPAASPDRAARLQAAVARQGGRCLWCGRAFGSLVPPTTDHLVPRVKGGPSWAENEVAACRRCNAQRGHAAPVDWLLECRRRGWQPDAHALAAVLASLQDAIEARGGQRRARPYLSSQLRRLAREAGPAA is encoded by the coding sequence CTGAGCCCGCTCCCCGAGCGCCCCGCGGCCTCCCCGGACCGCGCCGCGCGCCTGCAGGCAGCGGTCGCCCGCCAGGGCGGCCGCTGCCTGTGGTGCGGGCGCGCGTTCGGCTCCCTGGTGCCGCCGACCACCGACCACCTGGTGCCGCGCGTGAAGGGCGGGCCGTCGTGGGCGGAGAACGAGGTCGCCGCCTGCCGGCGCTGCAACGCCCAGCGCGGCCACGCCGCGCCCGTGGACTGGCTGCTCGAGTGCCGCCGCCGCGGCTGGCAGCCCGACGCGCACGCCCTGGCGGCCGTGCTGGCGTCGCTGCAGGACGCGATCGAGGCCCGCGGCGGGCAGCGGCGCGCCCGCCCCTACCTGTCCTCGCAGCTGCGGCGCCTGGCCCGCGAGGCCGGTCCTGCGGCCTGA
- a CDS encoding App1 family protein, with the protein MAETLADTIEQRLHRAARIEDRVHRVLAARLRRRGWTPRVVAYAGYGGPGWVRVMARVLLTRPGHPEDAQPGGAPASPPAAGGRRPSAWPSRLGRPGGTPDQLRQVAAEAVEALRGWRSFVSAPLDGVRVRVDVAGRTHELTSDRGGYVDAVLEADLPPGVHALALGLPGGGAGGSAPVVVVGPDVEHGVVSDIDDTVMVTSLPRPLIAAWNTFVLHEHARRPVPGMAALLTDAARRSPGAPVLYLSTGAWNVAPTLTRFMARHGFPAGPLLLTDWGPTNTGWFRSGREHKRAALRRLAEELPRVRWLLVGDDGQHDPEIYHEFADAHPDRVSAIAIRQLTPTEQVLSRGSTAPSPSGPGPGAPARPGAVPEFRAPDGEGLAERLRAAGLM; encoded by the coding sequence CTGGCGGAGACCCTCGCGGACACGATCGAGCAGCGCCTGCACCGGGCCGCGCGCATCGAGGACCGCGTGCACCGGGTGCTCGCCGCCCGGCTGCGCCGGCGCGGCTGGACCCCGCGCGTGGTCGCCTACGCGGGGTACGGGGGCCCGGGGTGGGTGCGGGTGATGGCCCGGGTGCTGCTCACGCGCCCGGGGCACCCGGAGGACGCGCAGCCGGGCGGGGCGCCGGCGTCCCCGCCGGCCGCCGGCGGACGGCGCCCGAGCGCCTGGCCCTCGCGCCTCGGCCGGCCCGGCGGCACGCCCGACCAGCTGCGCCAGGTCGCCGCCGAGGCGGTCGAGGCGCTGCGGGGGTGGCGCAGCTTCGTCAGCGCCCCCCTGGACGGGGTGCGGGTGCGCGTGGACGTCGCAGGGCGCACCCACGAGCTGACCAGCGACCGCGGCGGCTACGTCGACGCCGTCCTGGAGGCCGACCTGCCGCCGGGCGTGCACGCCCTCGCCCTCGGCCTGCCCGGCGGCGGTGCGGGGGGCAGCGCCCCGGTGGTCGTCGTCGGCCCGGACGTGGAGCACGGGGTCGTCAGCGACATCGACGACACCGTGATGGTCACCTCCCTGCCGCGCCCGCTGATCGCCGCGTGGAACACGTTCGTGCTCCACGAGCACGCCCGCCGGCCCGTGCCCGGCATGGCGGCGCTGCTGACCGACGCCGCGCGACGCTCGCCCGGAGCCCCGGTGCTCTACCTGTCCACGGGCGCGTGGAACGTGGCGCCGACACTGACCCGCTTCATGGCGCGCCACGGCTTCCCCGCCGGGCCGCTGCTGCTGACGGACTGGGGGCCGACGAACACCGGCTGGTTCCGCAGCGGGCGCGAGCACAAGCGCGCCGCGCTGCGGCGCCTGGCCGAGGAGCTGCCCCGGGTGCGGTGGCTGCTCGTCGGGGACGACGGCCAGCACGACCCGGAGATCTACCACGAGTTCGCCGACGCCCACCCGGACCGCGTGAGCGCCATCGCCATCCGGCAGCTGACGCCGACCGAGCAGGTGCTCTCCCGCGGCAGCACCGCGCCCAGCCCCTCCGGCCCCGGCCCCGGCGCCCCCGCCCGCCCCGGCGCCGTTCCCGAGTTCCGCGCTCCCGACGGCGAGGGGCTGGCCGAGCGGCTGCGCGCCGCGGGCCTGATGTAG
- a CDS encoding DUF1684 domain-containing protein: MGEGSLTLLAWRRRVAELYAQVRAAPDPAHGHALWRAGRDALFAEHPDSPLAPHDPRRRTGLPVAPYDPRLRFTAALEPATGDAPDRLEVGTGTDGTVRFARLGRVRTPVGDLDVWWLTGYGGGVWVPVRDGGSGSASYGGGRYLLDTVKGADLGSAPGPGGAEELVLDLNFLYNPSCAYDEAWACPLAPPGNRVDVVLEVGELL; this comes from the coding sequence GTGGGTGAGGGCTCCCTGACGCTGCTCGCCTGGCGCCGGCGCGTCGCCGAGCTGTACGCGCAGGTGCGCGCGGCGCCGGACCCGGCGCACGGGCACGCCCTGTGGCGCGCCGGCCGCGACGCCCTGTTCGCCGAGCACCCCGACAGCCCGCTGGCGCCGCACGACCCGCGCCGGCGCACCGGTCTGCCGGTGGCCCCCTACGACCCGCGGCTGCGCTTCACCGCCGCGCTGGAGCCCGCGACCGGCGACGCCCCGGACCGGCTGGAGGTGGGCACCGGCACCGACGGCACCGTGCGCTTCGCGCGCCTGGGACGGGTGCGCACCCCCGTGGGCGACCTCGACGTGTGGTGGCTGACCGGCTACGGCGGCGGCGTGTGGGTGCCCGTGCGCGACGGCGGGTCGGGCTCGGCCAGCTACGGCGGCGGCCGCTACCTGCTCGACACGGTCAAGGGCGCCGACCTCGGCAGCGCGCCCGGCCCGGGCGGGGCCGAGGAGCTCGTCCTGGACCTGAACTTCCTCTACAACCCCTCGTGCGCCTACGACGAGGCGTGGGCGTGCCCGCTCGCGCCGCCGGGCAACCGCGTGGACGTCGTCCTGGAGGTCGGCGAGCTCCTCTGA
- a CDS encoding DUF3072 domain-containing protein, translating to MSENASTSPDTPTGSSTEKDPSDWVTGDEPATGAQRSYLSTLAREAGEQVPEDLTKARASELIDELQSRSGRAGGGQQG from the coding sequence ATGAGCGAGAACGCCTCCACGAGCCCGGACACGCCCACCGGGAGCAGCACCGAGAAGGACCCGTCGGACTGGGTGACGGGTGACGAGCCGGCGACCGGCGCGCAGAGGAGCTACCTGAGCACCCTCGCCCGCGAGGCCGGCGAGCAGGTGCCCGAGGACCTGACGAAGGCGCGCGCCTCCGAGCTGATCGACGAGCTGCAGTCGCGCAGCGGCCGCGCCGGCGGCGGCCAGCAGGGCTGA
- a CDS encoding NAD-dependent epimerase/dehydratase family protein produces MRDARARPRRVLVTGATGNVGHALLRRLAREGVAVSGVARRVPRPEDSPAARARWHAVDIARDWAAPALREAMDGVDAVVHCAWQIQPSHDEARLRATNVDGTRRVAQAAVAAGVPHLVHLSSVGVYAPGRGERVGEDWPTTGVASSRYSRHKVAAERVLDEAEAASPGTVVTRVRPGLVLQADAGAEISRYFLGPLLPVALLGRLRLPALPLPPGLAVPVVHADDLADALWRALTARLPGGLNVAADPPLGPDDLARALGARRAAPLPLPALRALAALTWRLRLQPTSEGWVDLAAAVPLLSTRRAVLELGWSPSVSAQQALADLVAGLQRGTGTGTAAMRPRRLLSGRYESTS; encoded by the coding sequence GTGCGCGATGCCCGAGCCCGACCCCGGCGCGTCCTCGTCACCGGCGCCACGGGCAACGTCGGCCACGCCCTGCTGCGCCGGCTCGCCCGCGAGGGCGTGGCCGTCTCCGGCGTCGCGCGGCGCGTGCCGCGCCCGGAGGACTCGCCCGCGGCCCGGGCGCGCTGGCACGCCGTCGACATCGCCCGCGACTGGGCCGCGCCCGCGCTGCGCGAGGCGATGGACGGCGTCGACGCCGTCGTGCACTGCGCGTGGCAGATCCAGCCCAGCCACGACGAGGCGCGCCTGCGCGCCACCAACGTCGACGGCACCCGGCGCGTCGCGCAGGCCGCGGTCGCCGCGGGCGTGCCGCACCTGGTGCACCTGTCCTCGGTCGGGGTCTACGCCCCGGGCCGCGGCGAGCGGGTGGGGGAGGACTGGCCGACGACCGGGGTGGCGTCGTCGCGCTACAGCCGCCACAAGGTCGCGGCCGAGCGGGTGCTGGACGAGGCGGAGGCGGCGTCCCCGGGCACGGTCGTCACGCGCGTGCGCCCGGGCCTGGTGCTGCAGGCCGACGCCGGCGCGGAGATCAGCCGCTACTTCCTCGGGCCGCTGCTGCCCGTCGCGCTGCTCGGGCGCCTGCGCCTGCCCGCCCTGCCGCTGCCGCCGGGGCTGGCCGTCCCCGTGGTGCACGCCGACGACCTCGCCGACGCCCTGTGGCGCGCGCTGACCGCGCGCCTGCCCGGAGGCCTGAACGTCGCCGCCGACCCGCCGCTGGGTCCGGACGACCTCGCCCGCGCCCTCGGCGCCCGCCGCGCCGCGCCGCTGCCCCTGCCCGCGCTGCGCGCCCTGGCCGCCCTCACCTGGCGCCTGCGCCTGCAGCCGACGAGCGAGGGCTGGGTGGACCTGGCGGCCGCCGTGCCGCTGCTGTCCACCCGGCGCGCCGTGCTCGAGCTCGGCTGGTCCCCCAGCGTCTCGGCGCAGCAGGCGCTCGCCGACCTCGTCGCCGGCCTGCAGCGCGGCACGGGCACCGGCACCGCGGCGATGCGGCCGCGCCGGCTCCTGAGCGGCCGCTACGAGTCCACCTCCTGA
- the mgrA gene encoding L-glyceraldehyde 3-phosphate reductase → MTDSTVRADARTDYRPDPGRYDVQPYRRTGRSGLDLPAVSLGLWQNFGDTTPLETQRAVLRRAFDLGVTHLDLANNYGPPYGSAEVNFGRVLREDLAPHRDELVISTKAGYDMWPGPYGQGGGGRKYVLASLDQSLARMGLGHVDIFYSHRFDPSTPLEETMGALDTAVRSGRATYAGISSYGPARTREAAAILRDLGTPLLIHQPSYSMLNRWIEQPGADGGESLLDVLADEGVGCIAFSPLAQGLLTSKYLDGVPEGSRASRPGSLPADQLTEQTLARVRALNDMARQRGQTLAQMALAWALRDERVTSVLVGASSVRQLEDNVGATQQLGFTDEEAAQIDQHAVEAGIDLWKPSSTA, encoded by the coding sequence GTGACCGACAGCACCGTCCGTGCCGACGCGCGCACCGACTACCGCCCCGACCCCGGGCGCTACGACGTCCAGCCCTACCGCCGCACCGGGCGCAGCGGGCTGGACCTGCCCGCGGTCAGCCTGGGGCTGTGGCAGAACTTCGGGGACACCACGCCCCTGGAGACCCAGCGCGCCGTCCTGCGGCGCGCGTTCGACCTCGGCGTCACCCACCTCGACCTGGCGAACAACTACGGCCCGCCCTACGGCTCCGCCGAGGTCAACTTCGGGCGGGTGCTGCGCGAGGACCTCGCGCCCCACCGCGACGAGCTGGTGATCTCCACCAAGGCCGGCTATGACATGTGGCCCGGGCCCTACGGGCAGGGCGGCGGCGGGCGCAAGTACGTCCTGGCGAGCCTGGACCAGTCCCTGGCCCGGATGGGCCTGGGGCACGTCGACATCTTCTACAGCCACCGCTTCGACCCCAGCACCCCGCTGGAGGAGACGATGGGGGCGCTGGACACCGCGGTGCGCTCCGGGCGGGCGACCTACGCGGGGATCTCCTCCTACGGGCCGGCGCGCACCCGCGAGGCGGCGGCGATCCTGCGCGACCTCGGCACCCCACTGCTGATCCACCAGCCCTCGTACTCGATGCTCAACCGCTGGATCGAGCAGCCGGGCGCCGACGGCGGGGAGAGCCTGCTCGACGTCCTCGCCGACGAGGGCGTCGGCTGCATCGCCTTCTCGCCGCTGGCCCAGGGCCTGCTCACCAGCAAGTACCTCGACGGCGTGCCCGAGGGCTCCCGCGCCTCGCGGCCGGGGTCGCTGCCGGCCGACCAGCTGACCGAGCAGACGCTGGCCCGCGTGCGGGCCCTGAACGACATGGCCCGGCAGCGGGGGCAGACCCTCGCCCAGATGGCGCTGGCCTGGGCGCTGCGCGACGAGCGCGTCACCTCCGTGCTCGTCGGCGCCAGCAGCGTGCGCCAGCTGGAGGACAACGTGGGCGCCACGCAGCAGCTGGGCTTCACCGACGAGGAGGCCGCGCAGATCGACCAGCACGCGGTGGAGGCCGGCATCGACCTGTGGAAGCCGTCGAGCACGGCGTGA
- a CDS encoding UdgX family uracil-DNA binding protein (This protein belongs to the uracil DNA glycosylase superfamily, members of which act in excision repair of DNA. However, it belongs more specifically to UdgX branch, whose founding member was found to bind uracil in DNA (where it does not belong), without cleaving it, appears to promote DNA repair by a pathway involving RecA, rather than base excision.) gives MANEEEQGEQVEQAGMAGKAGKAERPGAQEWVPAGGDVEALRAAAPSCRGCELWEPATQVVFSAGNPSAPVVLVGEQPGDVEDQRGIPFVGPAGKLLQRAVDEAGLERADTYVTNAVKHFRFTPRGKRRIHATPEAAHITACRPWLVEELRAVAPRVVVCLGATAVRSLLGTEVKVMRDRGRPIERETSRGRVVFVVTAHPSSVLRVPEDVREEAYRALVADLAVVAELVRGGRADGADGAEDADGPDGAEDAAEDGHAQDGGTDAA, from the coding sequence GTGGCGAACGAGGAGGAGCAGGGCGAGCAGGTCGAGCAGGCCGGGATGGCCGGGAAGGCCGGGAAGGCCGAGCGCCCCGGCGCGCAGGAGTGGGTGCCCGCGGGCGGCGACGTGGAGGCGCTGCGCGCCGCCGCGCCGTCCTGCCGGGGGTGCGAGCTGTGGGAGCCGGCCACGCAGGTGGTCTTCTCCGCCGGCAACCCCTCCGCCCCCGTCGTGCTCGTGGGGGAGCAGCCCGGGGACGTGGAGGACCAGCGCGGCATCCCCTTCGTCGGCCCCGCCGGCAAGCTGCTGCAGCGCGCGGTGGACGAGGCCGGGCTGGAGCGGGCGGACACCTACGTCACGAACGCCGTGAAGCACTTCCGCTTCACCCCGCGCGGCAAGCGGCGGATCCACGCCACCCCGGAGGCCGCCCACATCACCGCGTGCCGGCCGTGGCTGGTGGAGGAGCTGCGCGCCGTCGCCCCGCGCGTCGTCGTGTGCCTGGGCGCGACCGCCGTGCGCTCCCTGCTCGGCACGGAGGTGAAGGTGATGCGCGACCGCGGGCGGCCGATCGAGCGCGAGACCTCCCGCGGGCGGGTCGTCTTCGTCGTCACCGCCCACCCGTCCTCGGTGCTGCGCGTGCCCGAGGACGTGCGCGAGGAGGCCTACCGGGCCCTCGTGGCCGACCTCGCGGTGGTCGCCGAGCTCGTGCGCGGCGGCCGGGCCGACGGTGCCGACGGTGCCGAGGACGCCGACGGTCCCGACGGTGCCGAGGACGCTGCCGAGGACGGCCACGCGCAGGACGGCGGGACGGACGCGGCGTGA